The following are encoded in a window of Castanea sativa cultivar Marrone di Chiusa Pesio chromosome 5, ASM4071231v1 genomic DNA:
- the LOC142635068 gene encoding uncharacterized protein LOC142635068, with product MAKCQQAFKDLKAYLSSPPLQSPSKLGEELFLYLAVSLAAIGAALVREEDKVQKPMYYTSQALRGAEERLGAEEYPRWSIHTDGSSNKQAGGVGIVLCSLEKDKIECMVHSNFPTTNNEAEYEALVAGLDLAKAVGAMSVVIHCDSQVVTNQVNGDYECKSEKMKKYFEQAKKRMDELHAKIVQIPRGENEQTDRLTKAASMKHMITLDKEVDTGSNWTTPLVSYLKDGTLPDDKEATRTLKVQAARFVLIKDILYKRGSCCPYLRCLNTEEANYVMREVHEKVCGNHLGSRSLVHKLIRVGYYWPTTQKDAQVYVKTCDKCQRFGNLIKQPTEELTPMTAPWPFAQWGLDIMGPFPTVVRQLKFLVVNIDYFTKWVEAEALVTITEKNLGIKNHYSSFAHPQANGQVKVMNWSLLKIIKTQHERAKEIWPEEFPSVLWAYSTTIRTPTGETLFRLAYWSEVVI from the exons ATGGCCAAGTGTCAACAAGCGTTTAAGGATCtaaaggcctacctctcttccccaCCATTGCAAAGTCCCTCCAAACTAGGTGAAGAACTGTTCCTCTACTTGGCCGTATCCCTAGCAGCTATTGGTGCGGCCTTGGTCAGAGAAGAAGACAAGGTACAGAAGCCCATGTACTACACCAGCCAGGCACTTCGTGGTGCAGAAGAAAG GCTAGGGGCAGAAGAGTATCCTCGATGGAGCATCCATACAGATGGATCATCTAACAAGCAGGCTGGCGGAGTAGGTATTGTACTTTGCTCTCTGGAAAAGGACAAGATCGAATGCATGGTTCATTCCAACTTCCCTACGACCaataatgaagcggagtatgaaGCTCTAGTGGCAGGATTAGATCTTGCCAAAGCAGTAGGGGCGATGAGTGTGGTTATTCATTGCGACTCCCAGGTTGTCACAAACCAAGTGAATGGTGATTACGAATGTAAGAGTGAGAAGATGAAGAAGTACTTTGAGCAAGCAAAGAAAAGGATGGACGAATTGCATGCCAAGATTGTTCAAATcccaagaggagaaaacgagCAAACCGACCGTCTCACCAAGGCCGCGTCAATGAAGCACATGATCACCCTTGACAAG GAGGTAGATACAGGAAGCAATTGGACCACACCGTTAGTCTCCTATTTGAAAGACGGCACATTACCAGACGATAAGGAAGCCACAAGGACGTTGAAGGTCCAAGCAGCACGATTTGTTCTAATAAAGGACATCTTGTACAAGAGAGGCTCTTGCTGTCCGTACTTGAGGTGTCTCAACACCGAAGAAGCAAATTACgtcatgagagaagtccacGAAAAAGTGTGCGGGAACCATTTAGGATCACGATCCTTAGTACACAAGCTGATTAGGGTAGGATACTATTGGCCCACCACGCAGAAGGATGCCCAGGTGTATGTCAAaacttgcgacaagtgtcagagGTTTGGCAACCTCATCAAGCAACCAACGGAGGAGCTTACCCCAATGACGGCCCcgtggcctttcgctcaatgggggttggatatcatgggaccgTTCCCAACAGTAGTCAGGCAGCTGAAATTCCTAGTAGTCAATATAGactactttactaaatgggttgaggctgaAGCCCTGGTTACCATCACAGAGAAGAAT ttgggaatcaagaatcactactcatcTTTTGCCCACCCACAAGCCAATGGACAGGTCAAGGTGATGAACTGGTCCTTGCTCAAAATTATCAAGACTCAGCACGAGAGGGCAAAGGAGATATGGCCGGAGGAATTTCCAAGCGTCTTATGGGCTTATAGTACAACAATAAGGACACCTACAGGGGAAACTCTATTTCGACTGGCATACTGGAGCGAGGTAGTCATCTAG
- the LOC142635069 gene encoding uncharacterized protein LOC142635069 has protein sequence MTTTTNNQGDEPRTMALERQVQTLIAAVERLTKLTSNSISIFKELSAQFASHFIRGHRYKKSTASLMNIKQRKDKTLRSYITHFNKEAFSIDEADDKILVAAFTNGLRKGKFLFSLYKNDPKTMSDVLYKATKYMNIEDALLA, from the exons ATGACAACTACCACCAATAACCAAGGAGACGAGCCACGTACCATGGCCCTTGAAAGACAGGTTCAGACTCTCATCGCGGCTGTTGAACGCCTCACCAA GTTGACGTCAAACTCTATCAGTATCTTCAAGGAGTTGAGTGCCCAGTTTGCCTCGCACTTTATTAGGGGACACAGGTACAAGAAATCAACTGCAAGCTTGATGAATATTAAGCAACGGAAGGATAAGACACTAAGATCTTACATCACCCATTTCAACAAGGAGGCCTTCTCGATTGATGAAGCTGATGACAAAATACTAGTGGCTGCATTTACCAATGGGCTGCGGAAgggaaagtttttgttttccttatacaAGAATGACCCGAAAACCATGTCAGATGTACTTTACAAGGCTACTAAATACATGAACATAGAAGATGCATTGCTTGCCTAA